A single window of Methylomarinum sp. Ch1-1 DNA harbors:
- a CDS encoding IS4 family transposase, with amino-acid sequence MSEAWAWFSYLPSCRCHLSGEWSRFKCVYRTFQRKGGDEQSLLRNMLGTFNTGDLVLGDAYYGTYFLLASLQEKGVDAVFEQMGARKRTTDFSKGKQLGDEDHLVTLKKPKKKPDWMEQSQYDDAPETLLIREVSVKGKLLITTLLSPKEASKSELKALYKKRWQIEVDFRNIKTTMGMETLSCKTPEMTEKEIWVYFLAYNLIRLLMAQSALLADILPRQLSFKHTLQCWLAWNQQSVFIDIGTSEELLFILIAQRRIGNRSGRIEPRAVKRRPKQFSLLTKPRNEARADIRKNGHPKKVK; translated from the coding sequence TTGTCAGAAGCCTGGGCTTGGTTTTCCTATCTGCCGTCTTGTAGGTGTCATCTGTCTGGCGAGTGGAGCCGTTTTAAATGCGTCTATCGGACCTTTCAAAGGAAAGGAGGCGATGAACAAAGTCTACTTCGTAACATGCTGGGAACCTTTAATACCGGAGACCTTGTTCTAGGAGATGCCTATTATGGCACTTATTTTTTGTTGGCATCGCTACAGGAGAAAGGTGTTGATGCCGTATTTGAACAAATGGGAGCACGTAAACGGACAACAGATTTCAGTAAAGGCAAACAGTTAGGTGACGAAGACCACCTGGTGACACTCAAAAAACCAAAGAAAAAACCTGACTGGATGGAGCAAAGCCAATATGATGATGCGCCTGAGACACTCCTTATTCGCGAGGTAAGCGTAAAAGGAAAATTACTTATAACCACACTCCTTTCACCTAAAGAGGCTTCTAAATCTGAGTTAAAAGCGTTATATAAAAAACGCTGGCAAATTGAAGTTGATTTTCGCAATATAAAAACAACCATGGGAATGGAAACTTTAAGCTGTAAAACGCCCGAAATGACTGAGAAAGAAATATGGGTTTATTTTTTAGCGTATAACTTAATACGGCTATTGATGGCTCAGTCCGCATTATTAGCCGATATATTGCCTCGCCAGCTGAGTTTTAAACATACATTACAATGCTGGTTAGCCTGGAATCAACAAAGTGTTTTTATTGATATCGGAACAAGTGAAGAGCTGTTATTCATATTAATTGCTCAAAGACGAATTGGAAATCGTTCGGGACGAATAGAGCCCCGTGCAGTAAAAAGGAGGCCAAAACAGTTCTCTTTACTAACAAAACCTAGAAATGAAGCAAGAGCAGATATTAGAAAGAATGGCCACCCAAAGAAAGTAAAATAA
- a CDS encoding Fic family protein has translation MRVPESPPSTDKILKRLFEEDNKEKIVHILSANQGLLDNKGRYLHWTKLKHLPPPEDLSSEEYWFIVKTARQKVLKNIPLYDKAGRPFNFCIPDSLQEDLHWLDQNAAGSITMDQPITNPHTRDTYLVSSLIEESINSSQLEGASTTRDVAKEMLRQGRKPKDHSEQMIFNNYKAMEVIREYKDDALTPSLIKYFHEVITKSTLDDPAKAGQYRDANDKIHVVDATESSILHTPPDAEQLPERIDRICDFANNSLKNEFIHPAIKAIILHFMIGYDHPFIDGNGRTARALFYWAMAKYGYWLIEFISISRIIKKAPVQYGNAYLYSETDDGDLTYFLIHQMNVIREGIASLHKYLERKANEIEEAEKLLDKSKARGQLNHRQLSLLKHALKNPNAIYRIQEHQASHAISYQTARTDLLKMSDQLHLLRKRKYGNSFVFVSPPDLKTRLIENKL, from the coding sequence ATGAGAGTACCAGAATCCCCGCCATCTACCGATAAAATTTTAAAACGATTGTTTGAAGAGGATAACAAAGAAAAAATTGTCCATATTTTAAGCGCTAATCAAGGATTACTTGATAATAAAGGACGTTATCTTCACTGGACAAAACTAAAGCATTTGCCGCCACCAGAAGACCTTTCCAGCGAAGAGTATTGGTTTATCGTTAAGACTGCAAGACAGAAAGTATTAAAAAATATCCCCCTTTATGATAAAGCTGGACGTCCTTTTAATTTTTGTATACCTGATTCATTACAAGAAGACTTGCATTGGTTAGATCAGAATGCCGCCGGCAGCATTACCATGGATCAACCAATTACCAACCCTCATACCCGGGATACCTATTTAGTTAGCTCTCTTATAGAAGAGTCAATTAACTCGAGTCAGCTTGAAGGTGCATCTACAACTAGAGATGTCGCCAAAGAAATGTTGAGACAAGGTAGAAAGCCAAAAGACCATAGCGAACAAATGATTTTTAATAACTATAAAGCTATGGAAGTCATTAGAGAATATAAAGATGATGCCTTAACCCCATCATTAATCAAATATTTTCATGAGGTTATTACCAAAAGTACACTGGATGATCCAGCTAAAGCAGGCCAATATAGAGATGCTAATGATAAGATTCATGTCGTAGATGCAACAGAATCTTCAATCTTGCATACCCCTCCAGATGCAGAGCAACTTCCGGAGCGAATTGATAGAATTTGTGATTTTGCTAATAATTCTTTAAAAAATGAATTTATTCATCCGGCAATTAAAGCCATTATTTTACACTTCATGATTGGCTATGATCATCCCTTCATTGATGGTAATGGCCGTACAGCGCGGGCATTATTCTATTGGGCAATGGCTAAATATGGTTATTGGTTAATTGAATTTATATCTATATCGAGAATAATAAAAAAAGCACCTGTTCAATATGGGAATGCATATCTATATTCAGAAACTGACGATGGTGATTTAACCTATTTTCTTATCCATCAAATGAATGTGATAAGAGAAGGCATTGCTTCCTTACATAAGTATTTGGAAAGGAAAGCTAATGAGATTGAAGAAGCTGAAAAACTTTTAGATAAGTCGAAAGCTCGAGGTCAGCTTAACCATAGACAATTATCATTACTCAAACATGCTCTGAAAAACCCTAATGCGATTTACCGTATTCAGGAACATCAAGCTTCACATGCAATTAGTTATCAGACGGCTAGAACAGACTTGTTGAAAATGTCAGATCAACTTCATCTATTAAGAAAAAGAAAGTATGGAAATTCATTTGTTTTTGTATCGCCACCAGATTTAAAAACAAGATTGATTGAAAACAAACTCTAA
- a CDS encoding ABC transporter ATP-binding protein, protein MAIIFREYGRVGWQKKWYFLLCLFGLTSGTVLDFYVPVLYKNIANGLAENYSDATLAMLLDNLSMVAICYSGVWLSWRFLEIGIIPVEGGGINLLEKRCFDVLKKQRYLFFENSFSGSLIKQANRFSRSFEIILDWVFFQLYMNMLAIVMAFVIFYQQQPRFALYFLGWVAIYLSWNIGFSVWKLKFDEAVAKADSTVGGVYSDAISNIFIVKSFVLEEQEQQRVNQASDQVYRRKKIAWILMFISFAVQGLMIFGIELLLVYLMIDKWRSGAFQVGEFVLFQAIMVMLIQRLWEFGRNLRNFFTALADAKEMTEVFRNDELEIDLPEAEDRQMTQGMIRFCNVDFAYGGQEPLFQGFSLQIDAGEHVALVGQSGSGKTSLTKLMFRFVELQAGAILFDGIDSRDFTLASLRKQISLIPQQPELFHRSVRDNITLGGDVSEAELQAVAAKAQSLEFIEKLPQRFDTQVGERGVKLSGGEKQRIAIARAFLEDAPIVVLDEATSALDSLTEQQIQTAIFELLKNKTAIVIAHRLSTILRMDRIIVLEQGRIIEQGSHQQLLAQQGRYYQMWQHQKGDFLGE, encoded by the coding sequence ATGGCTATTATTTTCAGGGAGTACGGTCGGGTCGGCTGGCAGAAGAAATGGTATTTTCTGCTTTGTCTTTTCGGTTTGACCAGTGGGACGGTGCTCGATTTTTATGTGCCGGTCTTGTACAAAAACATCGCCAACGGCTTAGCGGAGAACTATTCCGATGCCACGCTGGCTATGTTGTTGGATAACCTGTCGATGGTCGCCATCTGCTATAGCGGGGTTTGGTTGTCGTGGCGCTTTCTGGAAATCGGCATCATTCCGGTGGAAGGCGGCGGCATCAACCTGTTGGAAAAACGCTGTTTCGATGTGTTGAAAAAACAGCGATACCTGTTCTTCGAAAACAGCTTTTCCGGCAGCCTGATCAAGCAGGCCAACCGATTTTCCCGCTCTTTCGAGATCATCCTCGATTGGGTGTTTTTTCAGCTGTACATGAACATGCTGGCCATCGTCATGGCCTTCGTGATCTTCTACCAGCAGCAACCGCGATTCGCGTTGTATTTTCTCGGCTGGGTTGCCATTTACCTGAGCTGGAATATCGGCTTTTCCGTTTGGAAGCTGAAATTCGACGAAGCGGTGGCGAAAGCCGACTCGACAGTGGGCGGGGTTTATTCGGACGCGATCAGCAACATTTTCATCGTCAAAAGCTTCGTCCTCGAAGAACAGGAGCAGCAACGCGTCAATCAGGCCTCCGATCAGGTTTATCGGCGCAAGAAAATCGCCTGGATATTGATGTTCATCTCCTTCGCCGTCCAGGGCTTGATGATATTCGGTATCGAACTGCTGCTGGTCTACCTGATGATCGACAAGTGGCGTAGCGGTGCGTTTCAAGTCGGCGAATTTGTGTTGTTTCAAGCTATCATGGTGATGCTGATACAGCGATTGTGGGAATTCGGCCGCAACCTGCGCAACTTTTTCACCGCGCTGGCCGACGCCAAGGAAATGACCGAGGTGTTCAGAAATGACGAGTTGGAGATCGACCTTCCCGAAGCCGAGGATCGACAAATGACCCAAGGGATGATTCGCTTCTGCAATGTCGATTTTGCCTATGGCGGCCAAGAGCCGCTGTTTCAGGGTTTTTCCCTGCAGATCGATGCCGGCGAACATGTCGCCCTGGTAGGCCAGTCCGGTTCCGGAAAAACCTCGTTGACTAAGCTAATGTTCCGTTTCGTCGAACTGCAAGCCGGTGCAATCCTGTTCGACGGCATCGATAGTCGAGACTTCACGCTGGCATCGCTGCGAAAACAGATCTCGTTGATTCCGCAACAGCCGGAGCTGTTTCACCGTTCGGTGCGCGACAATATCACGCTGGGCGGCGACGTGTCCGAGGCGGAGCTGCAGGCTGTGGCCGCAAAGGCGCAAAGCCTGGAATTTATCGAAAAATTGCCGCAACGTTTCGATACCCAGGTCGGCGAACGCGGCGTTAAGCTGTCCGGCGGCGAGAAACAGCGCATCGCCATCGCCCGGGCTTTTCTCGAAGATGCGCCGATCGTCGTGCTGGACGAAGCGACCAGTGCGCTCGATTCGCTGACCGAACAACAGATTCAAACGGCCATCTTCGAACTGCTGAAGAATAAAACCGCCATCGTCATCGCTCACCGTCTGTCGACCATTTTGCGAATGGACAGAATCATCGTGTTAGAGCAGGGAAGGATCATCGAGCAGGGCAGCCACCAGCAATTACTGGCGCAGCAGGGCCGTTATTATCAAATGTGGCAGCATCAGAAGGGAGATTTTTTGGGAGAGTAA
- a CDS encoding AAA family ATPase — MEITSVELERFKRVQKAEIELSDINVLVGSNNSGKSSMLQGIHFSAGAAVAARRLDRVTFTQQSLLYCPSRNFVDLRNGGPYQNQSAFGYLRVRVVDDEEEDTYTVRVYRGRNEGNVGCERRGNLTIGGMVTAFIPPFSVYVPGLAGIPELEEYRSESVVRKGVASGDANLYLRNVLLLIKRKKLLSELTQLMKLVFPNFSIEINFDPVHDSHIHCLVRAGSAHKKTPIELIGTGVLQALQIFSYATLFKPKLLLLDEPDSHLHPDNQGLLAESFVALVDRLETKIIVSTHSRHLVEALYGESNFVWMKGGKIQEQGIGLHKVPILMDIGALDSFDNLINGSKDRVILTEDTNLTLIRKLAESSGFDMAKTNIYSYKASSNLNAAFVLTEFILEAAPNTKVIVHADNDFLTDDETEDLKKKIEKSGALAFVTEGSDIESYYVDPGHISELLKEDQEQIEKWLDELALATHNKLTHKFSRKRDEAKKKLYKNANAPDTLALMGDQVPLPPEKRLGKFMLSQVRSSMFTRFGKEVDLLSESDYLYSDFLQDMAQ, encoded by the coding sequence ATGGAAATTACTAGCGTCGAACTTGAGCGATTCAAGCGAGTTCAAAAAGCTGAAATCGAACTGAGTGACATCAATGTCCTAGTCGGATCTAATAATTCTGGAAAAAGTAGCATGCTTCAAGGCATTCACTTTTCTGCGGGAGCGGCAGTTGCCGCACGGCGACTTGATCGCGTTACATTTACTCAACAATCTTTGCTCTATTGTCCGTCGAGAAACTTTGTAGACCTTCGAAACGGCGGGCCTTATCAAAATCAATCCGCTTTCGGATATCTACGCGTTAGAGTCGTAGACGATGAAGAAGAGGATACGTACACCGTCCGAGTCTACCGGGGAAGAAATGAGGGAAATGTAGGCTGTGAACGCCGCGGGAACCTAACAATTGGTGGAATGGTTACGGCATTCATTCCTCCGTTCTCGGTGTATGTTCCGGGGCTTGCGGGAATACCGGAGCTGGAGGAATATCGCTCAGAAAGCGTCGTTCGGAAAGGTGTGGCAAGCGGTGATGCGAACCTTTATTTGCGAAATGTATTGCTTCTGATAAAGAGAAAGAAGTTACTGTCTGAATTGACGCAGCTTATGAAGTTAGTGTTTCCTAATTTCAGCATCGAGATAAATTTCGATCCAGTCCATGACAGTCATATTCATTGTTTGGTCCGGGCTGGTTCGGCTCACAAAAAAACCCCGATTGAATTAATTGGAACGGGTGTTTTACAAGCCCTTCAGATATTCTCTTACGCCACTTTGTTCAAACCTAAACTGCTACTACTCGATGAACCAGATTCGCACCTTCATCCAGACAACCAGGGGTTGCTCGCCGAATCATTCGTTGCGCTGGTCGATCGGTTAGAAACTAAAATTATTGTTTCGACGCACAGCAGGCATTTAGTGGAAGCTCTATATGGTGAGTCCAATTTCGTTTGGATGAAGGGTGGAAAAATACAGGAACAGGGAATTGGTCTTCATAAGGTGCCAATATTGATGGATATCGGCGCATTGGATAGCTTTGATAATCTCATCAATGGATCTAAAGATCGGGTCATATTAACCGAAGATACGAACTTAACATTAATACGAAAATTAGCCGAGTCTTCCGGTTTTGATATGGCAAAAACAAATATTTATTCCTACAAAGCGTCTTCAAATCTAAACGCCGCATTCGTGCTCACTGAATTTATCTTGGAAGCAGCACCCAACACGAAGGTGATTGTCCATGCTGATAACGACTTTTTGACAGATGACGAAACCGAAGATTTGAAGAAAAAAATAGAAAAATCTGGTGCACTCGCTTTTGTGACCGAAGGATCTGATATTGAAAGCTATTATGTCGACCCAGGCCATATTTCCGAATTGCTCAAAGAGGATCAGGAGCAAATTGAAAAATGGCTCGATGAACTAGCACTTGCTACGCACAACAAGCTTACTCACAAATTCTCACGAAAGCGAGACGAAGCAAAAAAGAAGCTATACAAAAACGCAAATGCCCCGGACACTCTGGCATTAATGGGTGATCAAGTTCCGTTGCCGCCGGAGAAGCGCCTGGGAAAATTCATGCTATCGCAAGTACGGTCATCGATGTTCACTCGCTTTGGCAAAGAGGTGGATTTATTGTCTGAATCTGATTATCTATACTCTGATTTCTTGCAAGATATGGCGCAGTAG
- a CDS encoding ISL3 family transposase has protein sequence MNQPQIQIPLDLPNVSVEKYEQTDKGLVITVVSTRDTAVCRHCGRTIDKFHGYDKAITLRHLPIFDRPVWIRIRPKRFQCPYCDKGPTTTQRCEWYDPKSPHTKAYENWILRELVNSTLSDVSLKRNLSIGCIEGVLDRHIQRQVDWSTVPDLELIGIDEIALKKGHKDFVVIVSGLTAQREKYLLAVLPDRKKETVKAFLKTLPPRQCQSIRRVCIDMNEGYCNAAQETLPNAQVVVDRFHVAKHYRDCADKARKAEMKQLKQTLPESEYAQLKGAMWAFRKPWNRLTEEQQIVLLSLFRQAPVLKEVYVQREVLTGLFEQNLTKAQAEHALTQWLNRIAELRLDCFTSFVTTLNNWRDHITNYFIRRETSGFVEGLNNKIKEIKRRCYGIYNLGRLFQHIWLDVQGRRTLFTGH, from the coding sequence ATGAATCAACCGCAGATACAAATACCGTTAGACTTGCCCAATGTTAGCGTCGAAAAATACGAACAAACCGATAAGGGTCTGGTGATCACTGTTGTCAGTACCCGTGATACGGCGGTATGTCGTCACTGCGGACGGACGATCGACAAATTTCACGGTTACGACAAAGCGATTACGCTACGGCATCTACCGATTTTTGACCGACCGGTCTGGATTCGCATCCGGCCGAAGCGTTTTCAATGTCCCTACTGTGACAAAGGGCCAACGACAACGCAACGTTGCGAGTGGTACGATCCCAAGAGCCCGCATACCAAAGCCTATGAGAATTGGATTTTACGCGAGTTGGTCAATAGCACGCTCAGTGACGTCAGCCTGAAACGGAATCTCAGCATCGGTTGTATTGAAGGTGTCCTCGATCGGCATATTCAGCGCCAAGTGGACTGGTCGACAGTGCCCGATTTAGAGTTGATTGGAATTGATGAAATTGCCTTGAAGAAAGGCCATAAGGATTTTGTCGTCATCGTGTCCGGACTGACGGCGCAACGTGAAAAGTATCTCTTGGCGGTGTTACCGGATCGCAAAAAAGAAACCGTCAAGGCCTTTTTAAAGACGCTGCCGCCTCGGCAATGCCAAAGCATCCGTCGTGTCTGCATCGATATGAACGAAGGTTACTGTAATGCCGCTCAAGAAACCCTACCCAACGCTCAGGTTGTGGTAGACCGCTTTCATGTCGCCAAACATTATCGTGACTGTGCCGATAAAGCGCGCAAAGCCGAAATGAAGCAACTGAAACAAACCTTACCGGAATCGGAGTATGCTCAACTGAAAGGCGCCATGTGGGCGTTTCGAAAGCCTTGGAATCGCTTGACCGAAGAACAGCAAATCGTTTTATTGTCGTTATTCCGGCAGGCACCGGTACTGAAAGAGGTCTATGTTCAACGTGAAGTCCTAACCGGTCTCTTTGAACAGAACCTGACCAAAGCGCAGGCCGAACACGCGTTAACGCAGTGGCTGAATAGAATTGCGGAATTGAGATTGGATTGTTTCACGTCTTTTGTCACAACATTAAACAACTGGCGTGATCACATCACCAACTATTTTATTCGGCGTGAAACCAGCGGGTTTGTTGAAGGGTTGAATAACAAAATCAAAGAGATCAAGCGCCGCTGCTACGGTATTTATAACCTGGGCCGATTATTCCAGCATATTTGGCTGGATGTGCAGGGACGCCGGACTTTGTTTACGGGACACTAG
- a CDS encoding efflux RND transporter permease subunit, which yields MVDGTSKHQPGPIQRLIAYCANNTLVTLLIVSICAFWGYRSLLATPLDAIPDLSDAQVIIYTDWPGRSPDLVEDQITYPLTTTLLAAPNVRLVRGQSFMGQSFVYVIFEEGTDIYWARSRVGEYLDAVATQLPDGVQPTLGPDATGVGWVYQYALVDYSGRNDLAELRSLQDFKLRYWLESVEGVAEVAAIGGFEKEYQITVDPDKLAGYGITLNQIASAIRRSNDDVGGRVLEIAGHEHFIRGRGYIHGIDDIERIALTANPAGAPVTIGQVAKVSLGPAMRRGLAELDGNGETVGGIVIMRYGVDALDVIERVKQRLADIKRSLPPGVEIVTVYDRSDLIERAIATLKHTLFEEMLVVSLVIVGFLWHFRSSLIAILTLPVAILLAFIPMSAQHLTADIMSLGGIAVAIGAMVDAAITIIENIHKRLENRENIGDSERRSIIIQAMQEVGPSIFFALLIITVSFLPVFALHGTEGRLFKPLAYTKTYAMAFAALLAITLIPALAVHLIRGKLHGDRNRLSQKIVACYIPVVRWVLCYRGWVVGVSMLSLLCSIPVFFKLGNEFMPPLNEGSILYMPTTLPGMSITEASKVLQAMDRQLMAFPEVDRVFGKIGRSTSATDPAPLSMVEAVVTLKPKAEWRAGLTWDDLIAEMDLTLRFPGMPNIWWMPIQTRTEMLATGMRSNLGIKVFGDDLNTIESAALTLEQALQQDERTRPFTRSAFSERLTGGNFIDFVIDRDKIARHGLTVDDVEQVLMAAVGGQTVSRTLEGRERYAINLRYARAFRDTPEALGHMLVPTPGGAQIPISQLAHLEFISGPPMLRNEDGFMVSFVLVDVKDIGIAEYVDLAKQVIREKVALPQGVRLEWAGQYQYFEQAKAELSLLVPLALAIVFLMLFLNHGSIGESLLIMLTIPFSLIGAVWLLYWLDYNLSVAVWVGMIALAGLAAEMGVLMTLYLDLSYRKRSTENRLQSRNDLTEAIVEGAARRIRPKLMTGITTLIGLTPILWQTGTGADVMKRIAAPMVGGIVSTLIVVLIVFPAIYAYWKEWEFK from the coding sequence ATGGTAGATGGAACATCTAAACACCAACCTGGCCCGATTCAGCGGCTAATCGCCTATTGCGCCAACAATACCCTGGTGACCCTGCTGATCGTGTCGATCTGCGCTTTCTGGGGTTATAGGTCACTGCTCGCCACACCGCTGGACGCCATTCCCGACTTGTCCGATGCCCAGGTGATTATCTACACCGACTGGCCCGGACGTAGCCCCGATTTGGTCGAAGATCAAATAACCTATCCTCTGACCACGACGCTGTTGGCGGCGCCCAATGTGCGTTTGGTGCGTGGCCAAAGCTTCATGGGGCAAAGTTTTGTCTATGTGATCTTCGAAGAAGGCACCGATATTTACTGGGCGCGTTCCCGGGTCGGCGAATACCTGGATGCCGTAGCGACACAATTACCCGACGGCGTGCAACCGACCCTGGGCCCGGATGCCACCGGCGTCGGCTGGGTGTACCAATATGCGCTGGTCGATTACTCCGGACGCAATGACCTGGCCGAACTGCGTAGCCTGCAAGACTTCAAACTGCGTTATTGGCTGGAGTCGGTCGAAGGCGTGGCTGAAGTCGCAGCCATCGGCGGCTTCGAAAAGGAATACCAGATCACGGTCGACCCCGACAAATTGGCCGGCTACGGCATTACCTTAAACCAGATCGCCAGCGCCATCCGCCGTTCCAACGACGATGTCGGCGGCAGGGTGCTGGAAATCGCAGGACACGAACATTTTATCCGTGGCCGGGGTTATATCCACGGCATCGACGATATCGAACGCATCGCCTTGACGGCCAATCCGGCCGGCGCGCCAGTCACCATCGGCCAGGTCGCGAAGGTGAGCTTGGGACCGGCCATGCGGCGCGGCTTGGCGGAACTCGACGGTAACGGCGAAACGGTCGGCGGCATCGTCATCATGCGTTACGGTGTAGACGCGCTGGACGTCATCGAGCGAGTCAAACAACGCCTGGCCGACATCAAACGCTCCTTGCCACCGGGCGTCGAAATCGTCACCGTCTACGATCGCTCGGATTTGATCGAACGTGCGATCGCCACATTGAAGCATACCTTGTTCGAAGAAATGCTGGTGGTTTCGCTGGTTATCGTCGGCTTTTTATGGCATTTTCGTTCGTCGCTGATCGCGATTCTGACCTTGCCGGTCGCCATTTTGCTGGCCTTCATCCCGATGTCGGCACAGCATCTGACCGCGGACATCATGTCCTTGGGCGGCATCGCCGTCGCCATCGGCGCAATGGTCGATGCGGCGATCACGATCATCGAAAATATTCATAAACGCCTGGAAAACCGGGAAAACATCGGCGACTCGGAACGGCGCAGCATCATCATCCAGGCCATGCAGGAAGTCGGCCCCAGCATCTTCTTCGCATTGTTGATCATCACGGTGTCGTTTCTGCCGGTGTTTGCGTTGCATGGAACCGAAGGCCGCTTGTTCAAGCCTTTGGCCTACACCAAGACCTACGCGATGGCCTTTGCCGCCCTGCTGGCCATTACCCTGATTCCGGCATTGGCGGTGCATTTGATTCGAGGCAAGCTACACGGCGACCGGAACCGCTTGTCGCAAAAAATCGTGGCCTGCTATATTCCGGTCGTGCGTTGGGTGCTATGCTACCGTGGCTGGGTCGTGGGCGTATCGATGCTGTCGTTGCTGTGTTCGATACCGGTGTTTTTCAAACTCGGCAACGAATTCATGCCGCCGTTGAACGAAGGCAGCATACTCTACATGCCCACCACGTTGCCGGGCATGTCGATCACCGAAGCGAGCAAGGTGCTGCAAGCCATGGACCGTCAGTTAATGGCCTTTCCTGAAGTGGACCGGGTGTTCGGCAAGATCGGCCGATCCACCAGCGCGACCGATCCGGCGCCGCTGTCGATGGTGGAAGCCGTCGTCACCTTAAAGCCTAAAGCCGAGTGGCGCGCCGGCCTGACTTGGGACGATCTGATCGCCGAAATGGACCTTACCCTGCGCTTTCCGGGTATGCCCAATATCTGGTGGATGCCGATACAAACTCGCACCGAAATGCTAGCGACCGGCATGCGTTCCAACCTGGGCATCAAGGTGTTCGGCGACGATCTGAATACGATAGAAAGCGCCGCATTGACCCTCGAACAGGCCTTGCAGCAGGACGAACGCACGCGGCCCTTCACGCGTAGCGCCTTCAGCGAACGCCTGACCGGGGGGAATTTCATCGATTTCGTCATCGATCGCGACAAAATCGCCCGTCACGGCTTGACGGTGGACGACGTGGAACAGGTGCTGATGGCCGCGGTGGGCGGACAAACGGTGTCCCGAACCCTCGAGGGCCGCGAACGCTATGCGATCAATCTACGCTACGCCCGCGCGTTTCGCGACACTCCAGAAGCCTTGGGCCACATGTTGGTGCCGACGCCTGGTGGCGCACAAATCCCGATCAGCCAGTTGGCCCACCTGGAATTTATCAGCGGGCCGCCAATGCTGCGCAACGAGGACGGTTTTATGGTTTCCTTCGTGCTGGTCGATGTCAAGGACATCGGCATTGCCGAGTATGTGGACTTGGCGAAACAGGTCATTCGGGAAAAAGTCGCATTGCCGCAAGGCGTCCGGCTGGAATGGGCGGGACAGTACCAATATTTTGAACAGGCCAAAGCCGAGCTGAGCCTGCTAGTGCCGTTGGCGCTGGCGATCGTGTTCCTGATGCTGTTTTTGAATCACGGCTCCATCGGCGAGTCCTTGCTGATTATGCTGACGATCCCGTTTTCGCTGATCGGCGCCGTCTGGCTGTTGTATTGGCTCGATTACAACTTAAGCGTCGCCGTGTGGGTGGGCATGATTGCATTGGCCGGGCTTGCCGCCGAGATGGGCGTGCTGATGACGCTGTATCTGGACTTGAGCTACCGAAAGCGCTCAACAGAAAACCGTTTGCAATCCAGGAACGACCTTACCGAAGCGATCGTCGAAGGCGCCGCCCGCCGCATCCGCCCGAAACTGATGACGGGAATCACGACCCTGATCGGCCTGACGCCCATCCTATGGCAGACGGGAACCGGCGCCGACGTGATGAAACGCATCGCCGCCCCGATGGTGGGCGGCATCGTTTCGACGTTGATCGTGGTGTTAATCGTCTTTCCGGCAATTTATGCTTATTGGAAAGAGTGGGAGTTCAAATAA